The Blastocatellia bacterium genome segment GTCACGTCCGTCGTCCGAAAATAAAACTGCGGCCGGTACCCGCTGAAAAACGGCGTGTGCCGCCCGCCCTCTTCCTTCGTCAGCACGTACACTTCCGCCTTGAACTTCGTGTGCGGGTTGATGCTCCCGGGCTTCGAGATCACCTGCCCCCTCTCGATCTCCTTGCGGTCCACGCCCCGCAGCAGCAGCCCCACGTTGTCGCCTGCCATCCCGCTGTCGAGCAGCTTCTTGAACATCTCCACCCCGGTCACCACCGTCTTGCGCGTCGGCTTGATCCCGACGATCTCCACCTCCTCGCCCACCTTCACCTGCCCGCGCTCGATCCTCCCCGTCGCCACCGTGCCCCGGCCACTGATCGAGAAGATGTCTTCGACCGGCATCAAAAACGGCTTGTCTACTTCTCTGGCCGGCTGCGGTATGTAGGTGTCCACCGCTTCCATCAACTCATCGATCTTCTTCTCCCATTCGGCTTCGCCGTTGAGCGCACCCAGGGCCGACCCCCGCACAATCGGGATCTCGTCGCCGGGGAACTGATAGCTCGACAGCAGCTCGCGGACTTCCAACTCCACCAGGTCTAAGAGCTCCGGGTCGTCCACGGCGTCCACCTTGTTCATAAAGACGACCATGGCCGGGACGCCGACCTGGCGCGCCAAAAGGATGTGCTCGCGGGTCTGCGGCATGGGGCCGTCGGTGGCGGCGACGACCAGGATGGCGCCGTCCATCTGCGCCGCGCCGGTGATCATGTTCTTGATGTAGTCGGCGTGGCCCGGACAATCCACATGGGCATAATGGCGATTGGCGGTTTCGTATTCGACGTGGGCCGTGGCAATCGTGATGCCGCGGGCTTTCTCTTCCGGAGCGTTATCGATGGAGTCGAATGAGCGGAAGGTGATCTTGGGGTTGTGCTTGGCCAGGACCTTGGTGATGGCGGCCGTCAAGGTCGTCTTGCCGTGATCGATGTGGCCGATGGTGCCGACGTTGACGTGCGGCTTGCTGCGATCAAACTTCTCTTTTGCCATTTTGTTTCTAGCTCCTTTTTCCGCAAGCGGCGAAGCGCGCCGTTTGCCTGAGATGGAAAAATAATTACCTGCCGGTGCCTTTCACCTTGGCAATAACTTCTTCGCGCACGCTGCGCGGCGCTTCTTCATAACGATGGAAGTGCATCGTGTAGGTCGCGCGGCCCTGCGTCGCCGAGCGCAGGTCAGTCGAATAACCGAACATCTCTGACAGCGGCACCAACGACGTGATGACCTGCGTGCCGGGGCGCGAGTTGATGCTTTCGATGCGACCGCGACGCGAGTTGATGTCGCCGGTAATTGCGCCCATGTACTCTTCGGGCGCGACGACTTCAACCTTCATAATCGGCTCAAGCAGAATCGGCGCGGCTTTCGCGGCAGCATCCTTGAAGGCCATCGAGCCGGCGATCTTGAAGGCCATCTCCGAAGAGTCCACTTCGTGATAGCTGCCGTAGTGCAGCGTCGCCTTCACGTCAACCATCTCGTAGCCGGCCAGCACGCCGCCTTCGAGGGCTTCTTTAATGCCCTCCTCGACCGGCTTGATGTATTCGCGCGGGATGACGCCGCCGACAATGGCGTTGACGAACTCGAAACCAACGCCCGGCTCCGATGGCTCGATCTTGACTTCGGCGTGGCCGTACTGGCCGCGGCCGCCGGTCTGGCGCACGAACTTGCCGACGCCCGGCGCCGCCTTGGTGATCGTCTCGCGGTAAGCGACCTGCGGGCGACCGACGTTGGCATCAACGCCGAACTCGCGCTTGAGGCGATCCACGATGATCTCAAGGTGCAGCTCGCCCATCCCCGATATGATCGTCTGGCCAGTCTCTTGATCGGTCGCGACCTTGAAGCTCGGGTCTTCGGCGGCCAGTCGCTGAAGCCCAATCCCCAGCTTCTCTTGATCCTGGCGGGTCTTCGGCTCGATGGCCTGAGCGATGACCGGCGCCGGAAATTCGAGCGCTTCAAGAATGATCGGACGCGACTCTTCACAGATCGTGTCGCCAGTCGTCACCTGCTTGATGCCGGCGACGGCGACGATCTCGCCCGCGGCAGCGGCTTCAATGTCTTCGCGCTTGTTCGCATGCATGCGCATGATGCGCCCGACGCGCTCTTTCGTGCCGCGCGTCGAGTTCAGCGCGTACGAGCCCGACTTGAGCGTGCCCGAATAGATGCGCACGAACGAAAGCTGGCCGACGTGCTTGTCCGCCATGATCTTGAAGACGAGCCCCGAAAACGGATCTTTCGGATCGGGACGGCGCTCTTCTTCTTCGTTGGTCTTGGGATTGACCCCAACCACCGCGGAGACATCGAGCGGGCTGGGCAGGTAATCCACGACGGCGTCAAGCAACGGCTGCACGCCTTTATTCTTGAAGGCCGAGCCGGCGACGACCGGCACCAGCTTGAGCGCGATGGTCTCGCGGCGCAGGGCGGCGCGAATCTCGTCTTCGCTAATCTCTTCACCACTGAGATACTTTTCAGCGATCTGGTCGTCGACATCGGCGAGCGCTTCGATCATCTTCTCGCGCGCGGCCTCGGCGGCGTCGCGCAAGTCCGCCGGAATATCGACGACGTCCGGCTCTGCGCCCTTGTCTTCTTTCTTGTAGATGATGGCGCGCATGGTCACGAGATCAACGATGCCCTGGTGCTGATCTTCGGCGCCGATGGGAAATTGAATCGCCACCGGGTTGGCGCTCAAGCGGTCGCGCATCGTTTGAATGGCGTGCTCGAAGTCGGCGCCGGGACGATCCATCTTGTTAATGAACGCGATGCGCGGCACGTTATACTTGTCGGCCTGACGCCAGACGGTTTCCGACTGCGGCTGCACGCCGGCGACGGCGTCAAAGACGGCAACCGCGCCGTCGAGGACGCGCAGGCTGCGCTCGACTTCGATGGTGAAGTCAACGTGGCCCGGCGTGTCAATGATGTTGATCCGGTAATCTTCGTTATCGCGCGGCCAGAAGCAGGTCGTGGCGGCAGATGTAATCGTGATGCCGCGCTCCTGTTCCTGCTCCATCCAGTCCATAACAGCGGTGCCTTCGTGCACTTCGCCGATCTTGTACGAGACGCCCGTGTAATAGAGAATACGCTCGGTCGTCGTCGTCTTGCCCGCGTCAATGTGGGCCATAATTCCGATGTTGCGGAATCGTTGTAACGCTACTTGCTTCGACATAATCCTACAGTGACAGGTGACAAGTGACGAGTGACAAGAAAGAACGATTCATCTTGTCACTCGTGACTTGTCACCGGTCACGCTCCCCTTACCACCGATAATGCGCGAACGCCTTGTTGGCGTCGGCCATGCGGTGCGTGTCATCCTTCTTCTTGATGGCGTTGCCGCGGTTATTGGCGGCGTCCAAAATCTCGCCGGCGAGCCGGTCAACCATGGTCTTCTCGCCGCGTCCGCGCGAGTAAGAGATCAGCCAGCGAATGGCCAGACTGTTGCCGCGCGTCTTCTGGTCAACTTCAATCGGCACCTGATAGGTCGAGCCGCCGACGCGGCGCGATTTGACTTCGACCTTCGGTTTGAGGTTGTCCATAGCCTTCTTGAACACCTTGAGCGGGTCTTCCTGCGTCTTCTCTTGAATCTGCGTCATCGCCGCATAGAAGATGCCCTCGGCCACTATCTTCTTGCCGCCCCACATCAACGAGTTGATGAACTTCGTCACCATCGTCGAGTTATAGATGGGATCGGGCAGAACCTCGCGTTTC includes the following:
- the fusA gene encoding elongation factor G; the protein is MSKQVALQRFRNIGIMAHIDAGKTTTTERILYYTGVSYKIGEVHEGTAVMDWMEQEQERGITITSAATTCFWPRDNEDYRINIIDTPGHVDFTIEVERSLRVLDGAVAVFDAVAGVQPQSETVWRQADKYNVPRIAFINKMDRPGADFEHAIQTMRDRLSANPVAIQFPIGAEDQHQGIVDLVTMRAIIYKKEDKGAEPDVVDIPADLRDAAEAAREKMIEALADVDDQIAEKYLSGEEISEDEIRAALRRETIALKLVPVVAGSAFKNKGVQPLLDAVVDYLPSPLDVSAVVGVNPKTNEEEERRPDPKDPFSGLVFKIMADKHVGQLSFVRIYSGTLKSGSYALNSTRGTKERVGRIMRMHANKREDIEAAAAGEIVAVAGIKQVTTGDTICEESRPIILEALEFPAPVIAQAIEPKTRQDQEKLGIGLQRLAAEDPSFKVATDQETGQTIISGMGELHLEIIVDRLKREFGVDANVGRPQVAYRETITKAAPGVGKFVRQTGGRGQYGHAEVKIEPSEPGVGFEFVNAIVGGVIPREYIKPVEEGIKEALEGGVLAGYEMVDVKATLHYGSYHEVDSSEMAFKIAGSMAFKDAAAKAAPILLEPIMKVEVVAPEEYMGAITGDINSRRGRIESINSRPGTQVITSLVPLSEMFGYSTDLRSATQGRATYTMHFHRYEEAPRSVREEVIAKVKGTGR
- the rpsG gene encoding 30S ribosomal protein S7, giving the protein MPRRRVAAKREVLPDPIYNSTMVTKFINSLMWGGKKIVAEGIFYAAMTQIQEKTQEDPLKVFKKAMDNLKPKVEVKSRRVGGSTYQVPIEVDQKTRGNSLAIRWLISYSRGRGEKTMVDRLAGEILDAANNRGNAIKKKDDTHRMADANKAFAHYRW
- the tuf gene encoding elongation factor Tu yields the protein MAKEKFDRSKPHVNVGTIGHIDHGKTTLTAAITKVLAKHNPKITFRSFDSIDNAPEEKARGITIATAHVEYETANRHYAHVDCPGHADYIKNMITGAAQMDGAILVVAATDGPMPQTREHILLARQVGVPAMVVFMNKVDAVDDPELLDLVELEVRELLSSYQFPGDEIPIVRGSALGALNGEAEWEKKIDELMEAVDTYIPQPAREVDKPFLMPVEDIFSISGRGTVATGRIERGQVKVGEEVEIVGIKPTRKTVVTGVEMFKKLLDSGMAGDNVGLLLRGVDRKEIERGQVISKPGSINPHTKFKAEVYVLTKEEGGRHTPFFSGYRPQFYFRTTDVT